TGTCACGGACGGTCTCGGCGTTACCGGTGATGCTGTCGACGAACTCGTCGACCTCGTCTCCGAGGTCATCGTTGTCCGTCGACTCCATGGTCTCGTCGAGGGTATTGGCGCGTTGCTGTGTCGCGTCGATGATCTCCTGAATGAACGCCGACGGATCGGCCGGTGCCGGCTTGTCGGTAAGCTCTTTGATGTAGTTCCGAAAATCGAGCGTCTCGCTCATCCGCGTTCGCTGTTCGCCGAGCGGGCCGTTCTGCTGTGATATTATCAGCTGACTGATGGTTACGACGAGGATGACACCGGTGATCAGCGCGCCGATCATCTGCGAGTACAGCGACTCGATGACGCCCCGAGTCTGCACCAGATCCGAGAGCGTCGGTTCGAGGAGGCTCCCGAGCATAAACAGCCCGAAAAACGATCCCGCGAGCACGCCGGTGACGAGCTGTCGGTTCGCCCCCATGAGCAGCCAGAGCTTGATCCGACTCTCGTCGGCCCGCTCGCGCATCGTGTTCTGAGTGCTGACTTCATCCTCGTTCGTGTCATCACTCATCGGCGTCACCACCCGCCTGCCGTTTGAACACGAGGTACTTGGTACCGCCGCCAGTATAGTCGATCGTATTGACGAATTCCCAGCCCTCTCGCCCGTATTCGTTGAGAAGTTCCTGGGGATCGGTTGCTTCCTCCATCGTCGCCTCGCGGGGTGGCCGGACCGTCTCGTACTCCCAGGCGGTCCCCTGGTCCGTTGTCATACTCGTATCTCGACGATTCACCGAAAAAGGGTTCGCGTTGCCATTCCGGATCGGCGACTCGAGAATCGGCCAATGGTCGCGAGAACAAGCCACGCAAAATAAAGCAATCGCGATTCCTCCGCGACCCGCTGTTCCAAGAACGGTCTGTTCGCCATCAGCATGGTAGACCCCCATGCTGCTAATAGGTATCAACATATCCACTCGTAGATTTGCGGTGAGGTGAGCGTCGGGAGAGTGTTCTTGTGCGCGAGCGTCGAGACCCACCAGGCCTCCACCTTTAGGTCGTGCTCCGCGGCGCGGTCGACAATATCCCCTTTTAAACAGAGTTCATACTCCGGGTGGACCGTGATCGCGTCGAGCTCGATCGCCAGGT
This region of Halalkalicoccus sp. CGA53 genomic DNA includes:
- a CDS encoding DUF4177 domain-containing protein translates to MTTDQGTAWEYETVRPPREATMEEATDPQELLNEYGREGWEFVNTIDYTGGGTKYLVFKRQAGGDADE